A part of Pseudomonadota bacterium genomic DNA contains:
- a CDS encoding caspase family protein yields the protein MTGQRYAVLVGSSVFPHDDTLLDLACPANDVDGLNEVLSSDAFGGFTDVQVLKDRPHYEVLRRINQTLKKVGKEDLVLIYFSGHGKLDGAGRLHLATTDTEIADLESTSVPVQSIRNFIDVSPSTKTALILDCCYSGAVGEAFFRSGIDDQLNLAAHGRGTFIMTASTAIQVAKEKEEDTYGIFTKHLIEGIRGGAADQDGDGYVTMNELYTYVHDQVLNESHQEPMKWDLNVRGELIIAKSGTAPWEERRAQVRERLFELASKGLMPDSILAKALEVTSLGRQELNGEARDYSDLLDDLLDKDISTGEFIDQWLKVKQAPPAAPAEPQTEAPSTAAQSEASKPEVPKPRTDTTETRTKQELWPTPPMAAESEQESPVQAAATASHPATPRNQATRELVMALGIWAGMTLLLMMVIMLALDGPDDPLAIGLFSIVGIALGIGLWIWRRFKQSIASLAIHWLGWSAQVAGLIWVTAAAGGEVPHYLIGFGLVAAASGAYLCYWWTKIRPKAMA from the coding sequence ATGACCGGCCAACGCTATGCCGTCCTGGTCGGCAGCAGCGTCTTTCCCCACGATGACACGTTGCTGGACCTGGCTTGCCCGGCAAACGATGTCGATGGCCTGAACGAGGTTCTGTCGTCTGATGCGTTTGGCGGGTTTACCGATGTCCAGGTCTTGAAGGACAGGCCGCACTACGAGGTTCTGCGTCGTATCAATCAGACCCTGAAGAAGGTCGGCAAGGAAGACCTGGTTCTCATCTACTTCTCCGGACACGGCAAGCTGGATGGCGCCGGCCGGCTGCATCTGGCCACGACCGATACCGAGATCGCCGACCTGGAGTCGACCTCGGTGCCGGTCCAGAGCATCCGCAACTTCATCGACGTGTCGCCATCAACCAAGACGGCCCTGATCCTGGATTGTTGTTACAGCGGCGCGGTCGGCGAAGCGTTCTTCAGAAGCGGCATCGACGATCAGCTCAATCTCGCAGCGCACGGTCGCGGCACCTTCATCATGACCGCCTCGACCGCCATCCAGGTCGCCAAGGAGAAGGAAGAAGACACCTACGGCATCTTCACCAAACATCTGATCGAGGGCATCAGGGGCGGCGCTGCCGACCAGGACGGCGACGGCTATGTCACCATGAACGAGCTCTACACCTACGTGCACGATCAGGTGTTGAACGAGAGCCATCAGGAACCGATGAAATGGGATCTGAACGTGCGCGGCGAGCTCATCATTGCCAAGAGCGGCACCGCGCCCTGGGAAGAGAGGCGGGCCCAGGTTCGCGAACGGCTGTTCGAACTCGCCAGCAAGGGCCTGATGCCCGACAGCATCCTCGCCAAGGCGCTTGAGGTAACGTCTCTCGGCCGTCAGGAACTGAACGGCGAGGCGCGGGACTACAGCGACCTTCTGGACGACCTGCTGGACAAGGACATCAGCACCGGCGAGTTCATCGACCAGTGGCTGAAGGTGAAGCAGGCGCCGCCGGCAGCGCCCGCCGAGCCGCAGACTGAGGCACCGTCAACCGCCGCGCAGTCAGAAGCGTCCAAACCCGAGGTCCCGAAACCCCGAACCGACACGACGGAGACGCGAACCAAGCAGGAGTTGTGGCCGACGCCCCCGATGGCGGCAGAGTCAGAGCAAGAGAGCCCGGTTCAGGCTGCCGCAACGGCATCGCACCCTGCGACCCCACGCAATCAGGCGACACGTGAACTCGTCATGGCGCTCGGGATCTGGGCTGGGATGACCCTGTTGTTGATGATGGTGATCATGCTTGCCCTTGATGGCCCCGATGATCCGTTGGCTATCGGTCTGTTTTCGATCGTCGGCATAGCGCTTGGGATTGGTCTGTGGATCTGGCGTCGCTTCAAGCAATCGATTGCCAGTCTCGCTATTCACTGGCTTGGGTGGTCGGCGCAAGTCGCGGGTCTGATCTGGGTGACCGCCGCGGCCGGTGGAGAGGTCCCTCACTATTTGATCGGCTTTGGACTGGTGGCGGCGGCAAGCGGCGCTTACCTCTGCTACTGGTGGACCAAAATACGGCCCAAGGCGATGGCCTGA
- a CDS encoding GNAT family N-acetyltransferase produces the protein MQDDRRVIAIADDREAIGRRILADLPDWFGIPEATENYIKAAGRLPMLGWRDGNGDVAGFVSLDRTSEATVDMHVIGVLASHHRQGVGSALVDAAADWARGQGASLLAVKTLGASYDDPFYERTRLFYQAMGFLPVEEFKTLWGPDNPCLLMIKPL, from the coding sequence ATGCAGGACGACCGCCGCGTCATTGCCATCGCAGACGACCGCGAAGCCATTGGCCGGCGCATCCTGGCCGACCTGCCGGATTGGTTCGGCATTCCCGAGGCGACCGAGAACTACATCAAGGCCGCTGGGCGATTGCCGATGCTGGGTTGGCGCGACGGCAACGGCGACGTCGCCGGGTTTGTCTCGCTCGACCGGACCAGCGAAGCGACGGTGGACATGCATGTGATCGGTGTCCTGGCGAGCCATCACCGGCAGGGCGTGGGCAGCGCCCTGGTCGATGCCGCCGCCGACTGGGCGCGCGGCCAAGGCGCCTCGCTGCTCGCCGTTAAGACGCTGGGCGCCAGCTATGACGACCCGTTCTACGAGCGCACCAGGCTGTTCTATCAAGCCATGGGTTTCCTGCCGGTCGAGGAGTTCAAGACGCTGTGGGGCCCCGATAACCCGTGCCTGCTGATGATCAAGCCGCTCTAA